A single Bacillus marinisedimentorum DNA region contains:
- a CDS encoding cell wall hydrolase: MMVVAYNEEDVKLLGRLMRSEAEGDGQLGMLMVGNTGVNRVRARCLDFKDINTVRRMVFQSPGGFEATQKGYFYQRSRQKDQNLARKTLKGLKYHPASNSLWFFMPEGACPAQWYGQWNTGRFKSHCFFSPAQSECPRVF; this comes from the coding sequence GTGATGGTGGTTGCATATAACGAGGAGGATGTTAAGCTGCTGGGCAGGCTGATGCGCTCGGAAGCCGAAGGAGATGGGCAGCTCGGCATGCTGATGGTCGGGAATACGGGAGTGAACCGGGTGCGGGCCAGATGCCTGGATTTTAAGGATATTAATACGGTGCGCCGGATGGTGTTCCAGTCGCCGGGAGGATTTGAAGCAACCCAGAAAGGTTACTTTTATCAGCGTTCCCGGCAAAAAGACCAGAATCTGGCCCGGAAAACGTTAAAGGGCCTGAAGTATCACCCGGCCAGTAACTCGCTCTGGTTTTTTATGCCGGAAGGGGCCTGCCCTGCGCAATGGTACGGACAATGGAATACGGGGCGCTTTAAATCGCATTGTTTCTTTTCACCGGCGCAATCTGAATGCCCGCGGGTTTTTTAG
- a CDS encoding TasA family protein, with translation MGFKKKMGMGIMAGAMGLSLIGGGTWAAFNDVETVDNTFAAGTLDLAVDKEVVFDITNLKPGDHFTKTLKLTNEGSLDINSILTTLKVENWDDVKHSNLPDGGGNSENQFLSQFNVTISDGSRTLYNHRLHHLKGLNGYDITQSGTAAGLESGKSNEYTITVTFVEDSTRYEGSRLFEQNKYQGEGADISVMFEATQMAGEDRSNDEQ, from the coding sequence ATGGGTTTCAAAAAGAAAATGGGCATGGGGATTATGGCTGGAGCAATGGGTCTTTCACTGATTGGCGGCGGCACATGGGCGGCGTTTAACGATGTGGAAACGGTTGATAATACATTTGCTGCTGGGACGCTGGATCTTGCAGTGGATAAGGAAGTTGTGTTTGATATTACGAACCTTAAGCCGGGGGATCATTTTACAAAAACATTGAAGCTGACAAATGAAGGTTCGTTGGACATCAATAGTATTTTGACCACGTTAAAAGTGGAAAATTGGGATGATGTAAAACACAGCAACCTTCCGGATGGTGGAGGGAACAGTGAAAATCAGTTTTTAAGCCAGTTTAATGTAACCATCTCTGATGGCAGCAGAACGCTTTATAACCATCGGTTGCATCATCTGAAAGGTCTTAACGGATATGATATCACTCAAAGCGGCACAGCAGCGGGCTTAGAAAGCGGTAAGTCTAACGAATACACAATCACAGTGACATTTGTTGAAGACTCGACACGTTATGAGGGCAGCAGATTGTTCGAACAAAACAAATACCAGGGTGAGGGTGCAGATATCTCTGTCATGTTTGAGGCCACTCAAATGGCTGGCGAAGACCGAAGCAACGATGAACAGTAA
- the gerQ gene encoding spore coat protein GerQ has product MYGQSPYAGYAGYPGYEPGQQQYEWRDHDMGAKSPYAGMDYSGAQAQPAYGYPAGGYGMQPAVQGAQTAGYPGTQSGGMFPYGSTGMMPQPGQAGPDVPGMLPLEQSYIENILRLNRGKQATVYMTFENNTEWNAKIFKGVIEAAGRDHLILSDPETGKRYLLLMIYLDYVTFDEELEYEYPFNGPAPGMASYTPR; this is encoded by the coding sequence ATGTATGGTCAGTCGCCTTATGCCGGTTACGCCGGATATCCCGGATATGAACCAGGCCAGCAGCAATATGAGTGGAGAGATCACGATATGGGGGCGAAGTCGCCTTATGCCGGGATGGACTACAGCGGAGCCCAGGCCCAGCCCGCTTATGGGTATCCGGCCGGCGGATACGGCATGCAGCCAGCCGTCCAGGGGGCTCAGACAGCAGGGTATCCAGGAACGCAGTCCGGCGGAATGTTCCCGTATGGAAGTACCGGCATGATGCCGCAGCCGGGGCAGGCCGGGCCGGATGTGCCTGGTATGCTGCCGCTTGAGCAGTCGTATATCGAAAACATTTTGCGGCTCAATCGGGGCAAGCAGGCAACTGTTTATATGACTTTTGAAAATAATACAGAATGGAATGCGAAAATTTTCAAGGGAGTTATAGAAGCTGCGGGGCGTGACCACCTTATTTTGAGCGATCCGGAAACTGGGAAACGATATTTGCTGCTGATGATTTACCTGGATTATGTGACATTTGATGAGGAATTGGAATATGAATATCCATTCAATGGCCCGGCGCCGGGCATGGCATCGTACACACCAAGATAA
- a CDS encoding SdpI family protein, translated as MKIKLDWYLLTIIAVGVLISVFSYPYLPDEIPTHWGVDNQPDDYSSKLTGVLIMPGVSILLYALFFALPHIDPQRDNYKKFKGSYDLIIRATITFMLLLHIATIAYSLGYPINIGLVVPIAVGLLFTLIGNYMPRFKHNYFIGVRTPWTLANSDVWQKTHRLSAKLFFAGGILMMLSAFLPEPWQFITFITVAIAVSLGSMVASYVFYRKIGKPQM; from the coding sequence ATGAAGATTAAACTTGACTGGTATTTACTTACCATTATAGCAGTTGGGGTGTTGATCAGTGTTTTCAGTTATCCGTATTTGCCTGATGAGATTCCGACCCACTGGGGGGTCGACAATCAGCCTGATGATTATTCATCGAAGCTGACGGGCGTACTGATCATGCCTGGTGTTTCGATTTTGCTCTATGCACTGTTTTTCGCCTTGCCGCACATCGATCCGCAGCGGGATAATTATAAAAAATTCAAGGGCAGCTATGATCTTATCATTCGGGCAACCATTACATTCATGCTGCTGCTCCATATCGCAACGATCGCGTACAGTCTCGGCTATCCGATCAACATCGGCTTGGTCGTCCCGATCGCCGTAGGCCTGCTGTTCACACTGATCGGAAACTATATGCCAAGGTTTAAACATAACTACTTCATCGGTGTCCGCACGCCATGGACGCTTGCAAACAGTGATGTGTGGCAAAAGACGCACCGCCTTTCGGCAAAGCTGTTTTTTGCCGGCGGGATATTGATGATGCTGTCGGCTTTCCTGCCGGAACCATGGCAGTTCATCACCTTTATAACAGTCGCAATTGCCGTATCGCTCGGCAGCATGGTCGCTTCGTATGTGTTTTACCGTAAAATAGGGAAACCGCAAATGTAA
- a CDS encoding TasA family protein has product MSIKKKLTMGAMAAAMGVSLIGAGTWAAFNDIENVNASMAAGELELELAQANGPMHFNISNLKPGDHMTREIKLVNDGSLAIKDVLLSIDNFEFRNYGEDIEATTEVFGSNTGLEFLDQFEISLVKTGNEGGPSDFPKTILGPDSDVTLADVYRASGGDSDAKNTLAAAVHPDYWTDGRINVATINPNEWTGLPLIPEDDDIVEITITFKDDKEKVDGLYVQNKFQGDEIDVEFTLEARQWGGQEITDTDMNGNDVETNRKANNGDPIAN; this is encoded by the coding sequence ATGAGCATAAAGAAGAAATTGACTATGGGCGCAATGGCCGCTGCTATGGGTGTTTCCCTGATCGGTGCGGGAACATGGGCGGCTTTCAATGATATCGAAAATGTGAATGCCAGCATGGCTGCAGGTGAGTTGGAGCTAGAACTTGCCCAAGCAAATGGGCCGATGCATTTTAATATCTCTAACTTGAAGCCTGGCGATCATATGACGAGAGAAATCAAGCTTGTCAATGACGGGAGTTTGGCAATCAAGGATGTACTATTATCTATCGATAACTTTGAATTCCGTAATTATGGAGAGGATATTGAAGCAACCACCGAAGTTTTTGGCAGCAATACCGGGCTGGAGTTTTTAGACCAGTTTGAAATTTCACTAGTTAAAACTGGGAATGAAGGCGGGCCTAGCGATTTTCCTAAAACTATTCTTGGACCGGATTCTGATGTGACACTTGCGGATGTGTATCGTGCCAGCGGTGGTGACAGTGATGCGAAAAATACTTTAGCAGCTGCTGTCCATCCCGACTACTGGACTGATGGCCGCATCAATGTTGCCACCATCAACCCTAATGAATGGACTGGTCTTCCACTCATTCCTGAGGATGATGATATTGTAGAAATTACAATAACATTTAAAGACGACAAGGAAAAAGTTGACGGTCTTTATGTCCAAAACAAATTCCAGGGTGATGAAATCGATGTTGAGTTCACCCTTGAAGCCCGCCAATGGGGTGGCCAGGAAATCACAGATACCGACATGAATGGTAATGATGTAGAAACCAATAGAAAAGCCAATAATGGGGATCCTATTGCGAACTAG
- a CDS encoding signal peptidase I → MIAEPKSRLKVWLNRFLSGLIAIVLFVAGTAAYQVRTVQSGSMDPAFQTGSIIFTKNAVDSGKLERGEVITYRSGSGSTVTHRIVDVHRSDGLTMYKTKGDSNNAADLYLVPEDYIEGVYTGVTIPYAGYAVHFLNRGNQLNGIFLLIGAVLLVYALFLLAVGWRQTKEESGILNREVPAKEGRK, encoded by the coding sequence ATGATCGCAGAACCTAAATCCCGCTTGAAGGTGTGGCTGAATCGGTTTTTAAGCGGGCTGATTGCTATCGTTCTTTTCGTGGCAGGAACGGCGGCGTATCAAGTACGGACGGTTCAGTCAGGGTCGATGGATCCCGCGTTTCAAACCGGGTCCATCATTTTTACAAAAAATGCAGTGGATTCCGGGAAATTGGAACGGGGAGAAGTAATCACTTACAGAAGCGGAAGCGGCAGTACGGTGACACACCGGATTGTTGATGTGCATCGATCAGACGGGTTGACCATGTATAAAACAAAAGGCGACAGCAACAATGCCGCCGACTTGTACCTCGTCCCCGAAGATTATATCGAAGGTGTTTATACCGGCGTTACGATTCCTTATGCCGGTTACGCAGTTCATTTTTTAAACAGGGGCAATCAATTGAACGGTATCTTCCTTCTAATAGGTGCGGTCCTGCTTGTATATGCATTGTTTTTATTGGCAGTGGGCTGGCGGCAAACAAAGGAGGAAAGCGGGATATTGAATCGGGAAGTCCCCGCGAAGGAGGGAAGGAAATGA
- the sipW gene encoding signal peptidase I SipW, with the protein MKILGNLLYAVVFITLLISTTIVISARASGGEPELNGYQLKTVLSGSMDPTFKTGSLILTKIIDDPKTIKKNDIITFKQDENTVVTHRVIEVLEDGNSMMFRTQGDNNENADMNPVLAANVVAEYTGYTVPYVGYFLNYAASPIGTALLLIIPGLVLLGYAVILIRQAIKEIEKQTKQASA; encoded by the coding sequence ATGAAAATTCTCGGTAACCTGCTTTATGCAGTGGTGTTTATCACCCTTTTAATTTCAACTACCATCGTTATTTCGGCAAGAGCTTCAGGCGGAGAACCGGAGCTGAATGGCTATCAGCTGAAAACCGTTTTGTCAGGTTCCATGGATCCCACTTTTAAAACAGGATCATTAATCCTGACCAAGATAATCGATGACCCCAAGACAATCAAAAAGAATGACATCATCACATTTAAACAGGATGAGAATACAGTTGTCACTCACCGGGTCATCGAAGTGCTCGAAGATGGCAATTCCATGATGTTCCGCACGCAGGGAGACAACAACGAAAACGCTGATATGAACCCTGTTTTAGCTGCAAATGTGGTTGCGGAATATACAGGCTACACGGTTCCTTACGTCGGTTACTTCCTGAATTATGCTGCTTCCCCAATCGGAACTGCACTGCTGTTGATCATTCCGGGATTGGTATTGCTTGGTTATGCTGTCATTCTGATTCGCCAGGCAATTAAAGAGATTGAGAAACAAACAAAACAGGCCAGTGCATAA
- a CDS encoding LPXTG cell wall anchor domain-containing protein, producing MKPQTYLMLILVCLLVSIFARPATAAPDPINIETSPVKLLYNLENLKPGDWAERTLTVNNNGDVEFEYYTKSDFKQGSKELYEQLLLTLKDNKDEVLYNGKLAEFDKLFPRKLATASSEDLILIVKIPEELGNEYQALSTQFTITLYAEGEEGAVVGGSSDQPRITGGGYLLPDTASTMFAYIFFGFLLIITGAVFIFFEKKKKPIVYTEKI from the coding sequence GTGAAACCCCAAACATACCTTATGTTGATATTGGTTTGTCTTTTAGTTTCTATATTTGCGAGGCCTGCTACTGCAGCACCTGATCCAATAAATATCGAAACCAGTCCTGTTAAACTGTTGTATAATCTTGAAAATCTTAAGCCCGGTGATTGGGCAGAACGCACCTTAACGGTAAACAATAATGGGGATGTTGAATTTGAGTATTATACAAAATCGGATTTTAAACAGGGCTCAAAGGAACTTTATGAACAATTGCTGTTGACGTTAAAAGATAATAAAGATGAAGTGCTATATAACGGAAAACTGGCTGAATTTGATAAGCTTTTTCCACGAAAACTTGCAACAGCCTCTTCCGAAGATTTAATACTAATTGTTAAAATTCCTGAAGAGTTAGGAAACGAATATCAAGCGCTTTCTACACAGTTTACAATCACTTTGTATGCGGAAGGAGAAGAAGGAGCCGTAGTGGGAGGTTCATCAGATCAACCGCGGATAACGGGTGGAGGTTACCTTCTACCGGATACAGCTTCTACAATGTTTGCTTATATTTTCTTTGGATTCTTGCTGATTATAACCGGGGCAGTGTTTATCTTTTTTGAGAAAAAGAAAAAACCAATTGTGTATACAGAAAAAATTTAG
- the tapA gene encoding amyloid fiber anchoring/assembly protein TapA — MRKSRAKRVKKSYRFLMVSIQALLIWYLFIFSTVQFTSYTNAAFNDIETVTASLSVWTEDDPPETDWDRSSLSFDEDGIALNKGATCEPPKVFAEIYNSGETITFSEWAWELYKVDGMSQGVPVTVGAALDSGVVPAIAKEQIGTIQSTVSLPGNGDYRFKVRRPLDHPGENHKDEEGYSYIWSEVIKVTDCAAEEEAAEKSSEEQQQAVPAEKEQTEQQVQEETEPVQDTDSSEQGSESQKADEEKTVETSNDQTKPSTEKEPENVDDSNSDKASVNTSKEPAASKTEETEEQKGDQ, encoded by the coding sequence TTGCGAAAGTCCAGGGCGAAAAGAGTTAAAAAGAGTTACAGGTTCCTTATGGTCAGCATTCAAGCATTGTTAATCTGGTATTTATTTATTTTTTCAACAGTCCAGTTCACTTCATACACAAACGCTGCCTTCAATGATATTGAAACTGTTACTGCTTCATTATCAGTTTGGACTGAAGATGATCCACCGGAAACAGACTGGGATAGAAGTTCACTTTCCTTTGATGAGGATGGAATTGCGCTTAATAAAGGAGCAACTTGCGAACCGCCAAAGGTTTTTGCAGAGATTTATAACTCAGGTGAAACAATCACCTTCTCTGAGTGGGCATGGGAGCTCTATAAAGTGGATGGAATGAGCCAGGGTGTTCCGGTAACAGTAGGAGCGGCATTGGATTCAGGTGTTGTCCCGGCCATTGCTAAAGAACAAATAGGAACAATTCAGTCGACAGTTTCTTTACCGGGCAACGGTGATTATCGATTTAAGGTCCGCCGGCCACTCGATCATCCGGGTGAAAACCATAAGGATGAAGAGGGCTATTCCTATATCTGGAGTGAAGTCATAAAGGTTACAGATTGTGCAGCCGAAGAAGAAGCTGCAGAGAAAAGCAGTGAAGAACAGCAGCAAGCTGTGCCTGCTGAAAAAGAACAGACGGAACAGCAAGTCCAGGAAGAAACTGAACCTGTACAAGACACCGATTCAAGTGAACAGGGATCTGAATCGCAAAAGGCAGATGAAGAAAAAACTGTGGAGACTTCCAATGACCAGACAAAGCCTTCTACTGAGAAAGAACCAGAAAACGTTGATGACTCTAATTCTGACAAGGCATCCGTAAATACATCCAAGGAACCTGCTGCAAGCAAAACAGAAGAGACAGAAGAGCAGAAGGGAGATCAATGA
- a CDS encoding TasA family protein: MNGKWKKAAGGAVLALSLGLVAGGTWSTLTDSHTVASDFADGSFELAVLDESESINLGEFEPGDTKTKAFTLRNDGTVAMADIWMTAAAANFQDGGTVSELDSYLDEFYVTVTGDGAEVFGGTLGELLAEEIDLAGEGIVPAGNRAVELTITFADDAPAEFDGDSAVLNLHFKAVQGDGANLTTQ, translated from the coding sequence ATGAACGGCAAATGGAAAAAGGCTGCCGGTGGTGCGGTTTTGGCGCTCAGCCTCGGGCTGGTCGCGGGCGGAACCTGGTCTACACTGACGGACAGCCACACGGTTGCAAGTGATTTCGCGGATGGTTCATTTGAGCTTGCCGTTTTAGATGAGTCTGAGTCTATCAATCTCGGTGAATTTGAACCGGGAGATACGAAAACAAAAGCATTCACCCTGCGTAATGATGGTACGGTTGCCATGGCGGATATATGGATGACAGCAGCGGCAGCGAACTTTCAGGATGGCGGAACGGTGAGTGAGCTTGATTCATATCTGGATGAATTTTATGTCACTGTCACAGGGGATGGCGCAGAGGTTTTCGGCGGGACACTCGGTGAGCTGCTTGCCGAGGAGATCGATTTGGCAGGAGAAGGGATAGTGCCAGCCGGGAACAGGGCGGTTGAGCTAACCATTACATTTGCAGATGACGCTCCTGCCGAGTTTGATGGCGACTCAGCAGTACTCAATCTACATTTTAAAGCAGTACAGGGAGACGGCGCCAACTTGACTACCCAATGA
- a CDS encoding DUF423 domain-containing protein: MQTFIILGAINGFLAVALGAFGAHGLEGKISAKMIETWQTGVTYQMFHAGGLFVVAFLADKIGASAMLNWSGWLMLIGIILFSGSLYVLSTSGIKVLGAITPFGGVAFLAGWVLLAVAAYKGL; encoded by the coding sequence ATGCAAACCTTTATTATACTCGGCGCCATCAACGGATTCCTGGCAGTAGCGCTCGGTGCGTTCGGAGCCCACGGCCTAGAAGGAAAAATTTCAGCTAAAATGATCGAAACGTGGCAAACCGGTGTAACCTACCAGATGTTCCATGCAGGCGGCCTGTTCGTCGTCGCATTTCTGGCTGACAAAATCGGTGCAAGTGCGATGCTGAACTGGTCAGGATGGCTCATGCTGATCGGGATTATATTATTTTCGGGAAGCCTTTACGTATTAAGCACATCCGGCATCAAAGTGCTCGGGGCCATCACGCCGTTCGGCGGTGTGGCGTTTTTGGCGGGCTGGGTGCTGCTTGCGGTTGCAGCGTACAAAGGATTATAA
- the hemQ gene encoding hydrogen peroxide-dependent heme synthase — MSEAAQTLDGWYSLHDFRSIDWNAWKLASSDERETAIHEFQGLIEKWNKTEEQKEGSHALYTIVGQKADFMIMLLRPTMEELNELENEFNKTKLAEFTIPTYSYVSVVELSNYLGPGANPEADPEIQARLKPILPKWEHVCFYPMDKRRQGNDNWYMLEMDERRKLMRSHGMIGRNYAGKIKQIITGSVGFDDWEWGVTLFAHDPLQFKKLVYEMRFDEVSARYGEFGSFYVGNILEPGKVSKFLAV; from the coding sequence ATGTCAGAAGCAGCACAAACATTGGACGGCTGGTATTCTTTGCATGATTTCCGCTCCATCGACTGGAACGCCTGGAAGCTGGCCTCAAGCGACGAGCGTGAGACTGCAATCCATGAATTCCAGGGACTGATCGAAAAATGGAACAAGACGGAAGAACAAAAAGAAGGCAGCCATGCCCTGTACACCATCGTCGGCCAAAAAGCGGACTTCATGATTATGCTTCTTCGCCCGACAATGGAAGAATTGAACGAACTGGAAAATGAGTTCAATAAAACGAAGCTTGCTGAATTCACAATTCCTACGTATTCTTATGTATCTGTTGTTGAACTCAGCAACTACCTCGGACCTGGCGCCAATCCTGAAGCCGACCCTGAAATTCAGGCGCGCCTCAAGCCGATCCTTCCGAAATGGGAGCATGTCTGCTTCTATCCGATGGACAAGCGCCGCCAGGGCAATGACAACTGGTACATGCTCGAAATGGACGAACGCCGCAAGCTGATGCGCAGCCACGGCATGATCGGCCGCAACTATGCAGGCAAAATCAAGCAGATCATCACTGGTTCTGTCGGTTTCGACGACTGGGAGTGGGGCGTAACGCTATTTGCGCATGATCCGCTGCAGTTTAAGAAACTTGTTTATGAAATGCGTTTTGATGAAGTGAGCGCGCGTTACGGCGAGTTCGGATCTTTCTATGTGGGGAATATTCTTGAACCGGGGAAAGTGTCGAAATTTTTGGCGGTATAA
- a CDS encoding TasA family protein — protein MSANKKLVTGALSACLGLSLVGGGTWAAFNDVEAVENHLAAGTLDLEVINIEGAEATFNVSDLKPGDSMYRAFLLDNVGSLAIKEVLLDVVPSGFTNGEENEYVAQTGQENNIEEFLEQFNVEMVWVSSRSFTDKDPHFLQMLLNDPNFMIINSGDSISLKDLVANDFPAGVKTGGDGRLNLAPDNMLFGQFDGLPVKPNDKEAILMKISMKDEESREIEGEARGEFTQNRYQGDAVDITFSLEATQWEGMNVQHNGYNKQNEKAHNGNY, from the coding sequence ATGTCAGCAAACAAAAAACTAGTAACCGGAGCACTCAGTGCATGCCTGGGGCTGTCGCTTGTAGGCGGCGGTACATGGGCGGCATTCAATGATGTTGAGGCAGTTGAAAACCACCTTGCAGCTGGCACTCTGGATTTAGAAGTGATCAATATTGAAGGAGCAGAGGCAACCTTCAATGTATCGGATTTAAAACCGGGAGATTCAATGTATCGGGCTTTTTTGCTGGATAACGTTGGTTCTTTAGCGATAAAAGAAGTTTTACTTGATGTGGTGCCTTCAGGCTTCACAAATGGGGAAGAAAATGAATATGTGGCCCAAACAGGGCAGGAAAATAACATTGAGGAATTTCTAGAACAATTTAATGTAGAAATGGTATGGGTGTCAAGCAGAAGTTTCACTGACAAAGACCCGCATTTTCTGCAAATGCTTTTGAATGATCCTAACTTTATGATTATCAACAGTGGGGATAGCATTAGTTTAAAAGATTTAGTTGCTAATGACTTTCCTGCTGGTGTAAAAACGGGCGGTGATGGAAGGTTAAATCTTGCACCTGATAACATGCTGTTCGGTCAGTTTGACGGCCTTCCAGTTAAGCCGAATGATAAAGAAGCTATTTTAATGAAAATTTCCATGAAAGATGAAGAAAGCAGGGAAATAGAAGGTGAAGCCAGGGGTGAATTTACTCAAAACCGTTACCAGGGAGACGCTGTTGATATCACCTTCTCTCTTGAGGCGACCCAATGGGAAGGCATGAATGTCCAGCATAACGGTTATAACAAGCAAAATGAAAAGGCACATAACGGAAATTATTAA
- a CDS encoding LPXTG cell wall anchor domain-containing protein: MAKRTKYLIGALLLGLGLFFPATVSYAEDGVEPVIDLSTSPESVLFEVENAKPGDWAVKTLTVENSGTVDFTYTAYAGLQAGSEELFDALLLDIRAGDEELYSGPLVGLGLLSERALAVGESEELTVTVTMPLSLGNEYQDLAASFGLTLQATGEVDSGGGAVPGDDDEPGDEPGDEPGEEPDEEPGAETDDNRDADGVTPVAEPISSDGDGNATDGVSVLSAGQSGEALPDTSTNLYRYLLAGAILIAGGGVLFFLQRKRQGVY, translated from the coding sequence ATGGCAAAACGGACAAAATATTTAATCGGTGCATTGCTCCTTGGCTTAGGCTTATTTTTCCCGGCGACAGTCAGCTATGCGGAAGATGGCGTTGAACCCGTCATCGATCTTTCTACTTCACCTGAATCGGTGTTGTTTGAGGTTGAAAATGCAAAACCCGGTGACTGGGCGGTAAAAACGCTGACTGTTGAAAATAGCGGAACGGTAGATTTTACGTATACGGCTTATGCTGGATTGCAAGCGGGGTCGGAGGAGTTATTTGACGCACTCCTTCTGGATATTCGGGCCGGTGATGAGGAGTTATACAGCGGACCGCTTGTCGGTCTTGGCTTATTATCGGAAAGGGCACTGGCTGTGGGTGAAAGTGAAGAGCTTACAGTTACGGTCACAATGCCCTTATCTCTTGGAAATGAGTACCAAGATCTTGCCGCGTCGTTTGGTTTGACCCTGCAGGCGACAGGGGAAGTGGACAGCGGAGGGGGTGCGGTGCCGGGGGATGACGATGAGCCTGGGGACGAGCCTGGAGATGAGCCGGGTGAGGAACCTGATGAAGAACCTGGAGCGGAAACAGATGACAACAGGGATGCGGATGGTGTGACACCGGTTGCCGAGCCGATTTCTTCGGATGGGGATGGCAATGCAACCGATGGAGTTTCGGTGTTATCAGCTGGACAATCAGGTGAAGCGTTGCCGGACACCTCCACCAATTTGTATAGGTATTTACTGGCGGGCGCCATTTTGATCGCAGGCGGTGGCGTACTCTTCTTTCTTCAAAGAAAGAGACAGGGCGTATATTAA
- a CDS encoding DUF5658 family protein: MKALILYLAILNTVDGILSYIGLRFEFIKEMNRLMSAVYMVSPAFFLFFKVALSVILLFFFGKIHGKSLAGKFALAAAMFYTGVMVMHGYWLLRVI; the protein is encoded by the coding sequence ATGAAAGCATTGATTCTTTACCTGGCGATTTTGAATACAGTTGATGGGATTTTATCCTATATCGGACTGCGGTTCGAGTTTATCAAGGAAATGAATCGGCTGATGTCGGCTGTCTACATGGTGAGTCCTGCTTTCTTCTTGTTTTTCAAAGTGGCTTTGTCTGTTATTTTGCTTTTCTTTTTTGGGAAAATTCACGGAAAATCCTTAGCCGGCAAATTTGCATTGGCTGCTGCCATGTTTTACACAGGCGTGATGGTTATGCATGGCTATTGGCTTCTTCGTGTTATATAA
- a CDS encoding autorepressor SdpR family transcription factor: MSLNDTFKALSDPTRRKILDLLNEQDLTAGEIAEQFNMTKPSISHHLNILRRADLVQDERQGQHIYYSLNTTVFQEVMKWMWGFTSAERGEKDED, encoded by the coding sequence ATGTCGCTCAATGATACATTCAAGGCGCTGTCCGATCCGACCCGGCGTAAGATTCTCGATCTGTTGAATGAACAGGATCTGACAGCAGGAGAGATCGCCGAACAGTTCAACATGACGAAACCGAGCATTTCCCATCATTTGAACATTCTGCGGCGCGCCGATCTGGTACAGGACGAACGACAGGGACAGCATATATATTACTCGCTTAACACGACCGTTTTTCAGGAAGTGATGAAATGGATGTGGGGCTTCACATCCGCCGAGAGAGGTGAAAAAGATGAAGATTAA